A window from Theropithecus gelada isolate Dixy chromosome 1, Tgel_1.0, whole genome shotgun sequence encodes these proteins:
- the LGR6 gene encoding leucine-rich repeat-containing G-protein coupled receptor 6 isoform X2 → MNNLTELQPGLFHHLRFLEELRLSGNHLSHIPGQAFSGLYSLKILMLQNNQLGGIPAEALWELPSLQSLDLNYNELQEFPVAIRTLGRLQELGFHNNNIKAIPEKAFMGNPLLQTIHFYDNPIQFVGRSAFQYLPKLHTLSLNGATDIQEFPDLKGTTSLEILTLTRAGIRLLPSGMCQQLPRLRVLELSHNQIEELPSLHRCQKLEEIGLQHNRIWEIGADTFRQLSSLQALDLSWNAIRSIHPEAFSTLRSLVKLDLTDNQLTTLPLAGLGGLMHLKLKGNMALSQAFSKDSFPKLRILEVPYAYQCCPYGMCASFFKASGQWEAEDLHLDDEESSKRPLGLLSRQAENHYDLDLDELQLEMEDSKPHPSVQCSPTPGPFKPCEHLFESWGIRLAVWAIVLLSVLCNGLVLLTVFAGGPVPLPPVKFVVGAIAGANTLTGISCGLLASVDALTFGQFSEYGARWEMGLGCRVTGFLAVLGSEASVLLLTLAAVQCSVSVSCVRAYGKSPSLGSVRAGVLGCLALAGLAAALPLASVGEYGASPLCLPYAPPEGQPAALGFAVALVMMNSFCFLVVAGAYIKLYCDLPRGDFEAVWDCAMVRHVAWLIFADGLLYCPVAFLSFASMLGLLPVTPEAVKSVLLVVLPLPACLNPLLYLLFNPHFRDDLRRLRPRAGASGPLAYAAAGELEKSSCDSTQALVALSDVDLILEASEAGRPPGLETYGFPSVTLICQQPGAPRLEGSHCVEPEGNHFGNPQPSLDGELLLRAEGAMPAGGGSSGGGSFRPSGLAFASHV, encoded by the exons AGACCTGAATTATAACGAGCTACAGGAATTCCCCGTGGCCATCCGGACCCTGGGCAGACTGCAGGAACT GGGGTTCCATAACAACAACATCAAGGCCATCCCAGAAAAGGCCTTCATGGGGAACCCTCTGCTACAGACGAT ACACTTTTATGATAACCCAATCCAGTTTGTGGGAAGATCGGCATTCCAGTACCTGCCTAAACTCCACACACT ATCTCTGAATGGTGCCACGGACATCCAGGAGTTTCCAGATCTCAAAGGCACCACCAGCCTAGAGATTCT GACCCTGACCCGCGCAGGCATCCGGCTGCTCCCATCGGGGATGTGCCAACAGCTGCCCAGGCTCCGAGTCCT GGAACTGTCTCACAATCAAATTGAGGAGCTGCCCAGCCTGCACAGGTGTCAGAAATTGGAGGAAAT CGGCCTCCAACACAATCGCATCTGGGAAATTGGAGCTGACACCTTCAGACagctgagctcactgcaagccct GGATCTTAGCTGGAATGCCATCCGGTCCATCCACCCCGAGGCCTTCTCCACCTTGCGCTCCCTGGTCAAGCT GGACCTGACAGACAACCAGCTGACCACACTGCCCCTGGCTGGACTTGGGGGCTTGATGCATCTGAAGCTCAAAGGGAACATGGCTCTCTCCCAGGCCTTCTCCAAGGACAGTTTCCCAAAACTGAG GATCCTGGAGGTGCCTTATGCCTACCAGTGCTGTCCCTATGGGATGTGTGCCAGCTTCTTCAAGGCCTCTGGGCAATGGGAGGCTGAAGACCTTCACCTTGATGATGAGGAGTCTTCAAAACGGCCGCTTGGcctcctttccagacaagcagaGAACCACT ATGACCTGGACCTAGATGAGCTCCAGCTGGAGATGGAGGACTCAAAGCCACACCCCAGTGTCCAGTGTAGCCCTACTCCAG GCCCCTTCAAGCCCTGTGAGCACCTCTTTGAAAGCTGGGGCATCCGCCTGGCCGTGTGGGCCATCGTGTTGCTCTCTGTGCTCTGCAATGGACTGGTGCTGCTGACCGTGTTCGCTGGCGGCCCTGTCCCCCTACCCCCGGTCAAGTTTGTGGTAGGTGCGATTGCAGGCGCCAACACCTTGACTGGCATTTCCTGCGGCCTTCTAGCCTCCGTCGATGCCCTGACCTTTGGCCAGTTCTCCGAGTACGGAGCCCGCTGGGAGATGGGGCTGGGCTGCAGGGTCACTGGCTTCCTGGCAGTACTTGGATCGGAGGCGTCggtgctgctgctcactctggcCGCAGTGCAGTGCAGCGTCTCTGTCTCTTGCGTCCGGGCCTATGGGAAGTCCCCCTCCCTGGGCAGCGTTCGAGCAGGGGTCCTGGGCTGCCTGGCGCTGGCAGGGCTGGCGGCCGCGCTGCCCCTGGCCTCAGTGGGAGAATACGGGGCCTCCCCACTCTGCCTGCCCTACGCGCCGCCTGAGGGCCAGCCAGCAGCCCTGGGCTTCGCCGTGGCCCTGGTGATGATGAACTCCTTCTGTTTCCTGGTCGTGGCCGGTGCCTACATCAAACTCTACTGTGACCTGCCGCGGGGCGACTTTGAGGCCGTGTGGGACTGCGCCATGGTGAGGCACGTGGCCTGGCTCATCTTCGCAGACGGGCTCCTCTACTGTCCCGTGGCCTTCCTCAGCTTCGCCTCCATGCTGGGCCTCTTGCCTGTCACGCCCGAGGCCGTCAAGTCTGTCCTGCTGGTGGTGCTGCCGCTGCCTGCCTGCCTCAACCCACTGCTCTACCTGCTCTTCAACCCCCACTTCCGGGATGACCTTCGGCGGCTTCGGCCCCGCGCAGGCGCCTCAGGGCCCCTAGCCTATGCTGCGGCCGGGGAGCTGGAGAAGAGCTCCTGCGATTCTACCCAGGCCCTGGTGGCCTTGTCTGATGTGGATCTCATTCTGGAAGCTTCTGAAGCTGGGCGGCCCCCTGGGCTGGAGACGTATGGCTTCCCCTCAGTGACCCTCATCTGTCAGCAGCCAGgggcccccaggctggagggaagcCATTGTGTagagccagaggggaatcacttTGGGAACCCCCAACCCTCCTTGGATGGAGAACTGCTGCTGAGGGCAGAGGGAGCTATGCCAGCAGGTGGAGGCTCATCAGGGGGTGGCAGCTTTCGGCCCTCTGGCTTGGCCTTTGCTTCACACGTGTAA